One stretch of Burkholderia pyrrocinia DNA includes these proteins:
- a CDS encoding phosphocholine-specific phospholipase C produces MATHSRRDFLKFSAGLAGATAATALLPESIRKALAIEPNTVTGTIQDVQHIVVFMQENRSFDHYLGHLSGVRGYNDRFPVTLPNGKPVWFQPRQEDKASVIAPFRYDTTDPGVNAQCIGGLPHTWATTHGAIDGGRADQWAMQKSNMTMGYHVRDDIPFHYALADAFTVCDNYFCSIPGNTHPNRMYLMTGMVDPLGTGGGPLLDNTDYIDNQFDKIKLPPFSWTTYPERLEQAGISWQVYQQGTGFDNFTGNYGTNMLACFNNFVNAPAGSSLQTRGMSTRPITQLKADVQANALPQVSWLLPPAAYSEHPKFTPLYGAYYLSTILDALTSNPDVWSKTVLLVMYDENDGFFDHVVPPQAPTLPGSGMSTVDVSLERHNVVTSTQTGTYTADNLPYGLGPRVPMFVVSPWSKGGFVCSQVFDHTSVLQFIEKRFGVMETNISPWRRAICGDLTSALDFSKSDATLPTLPSTQAYVAQADLQCSRASSQTAPASTAQQVVTAQESGTRPARALPYELHVTGQLGAQGYALTFANTGTQGAHFWVYTGDATAMPRRYTVEAGKQLTDTWALDANGNYLVSVWGPNGYFRRFAGSAAADAAAKPEITACYDAANGDVYVTFANAGSSALTITATDVAYGGAARTLTIPAGQRVEAHWDLSCSSHWYDLQFAVAGNAGWMRRIAGHVETGKASITDPAAVAPTITAI; encoded by the coding sequence ATGGCCACTCATTCACGACGCGATTTTCTGAAGTTCTCCGCCGGCCTCGCCGGTGCGACCGCCGCCACCGCACTGCTTCCCGAATCGATCCGCAAGGCGCTCGCGATCGAGCCGAATACCGTGACGGGCACGATCCAGGATGTCCAGCACATCGTCGTGTTCATGCAGGAAAACCGCTCGTTCGACCACTACCTCGGGCACCTGAGCGGCGTGCGCGGCTACAACGACCGCTTCCCGGTCACGCTGCCGAACGGCAAGCCGGTCTGGTTCCAGCCGCGGCAGGAGGACAAGGCGAGCGTGATCGCGCCGTTCCGCTACGACACGACCGACCCGGGCGTGAACGCGCAGTGCATCGGCGGCCTGCCGCATACGTGGGCGACGACGCACGGCGCGATCGACGGCGGCCGTGCGGATCAATGGGCGATGCAGAAGTCCAACATGACGATGGGCTATCACGTCCGCGACGACATCCCGTTCCACTACGCGCTCGCGGATGCGTTCACCGTGTGCGACAACTACTTCTGCTCGATCCCGGGCAACACGCACCCGAACCGCATGTACCTGATGACGGGCATGGTCGATCCGCTCGGCACGGGCGGCGGCCCGCTGCTCGACAACACCGACTATATCGACAACCAGTTCGACAAGATCAAGTTGCCGCCCTTCAGCTGGACGACCTACCCGGAGCGGCTCGAACAGGCCGGCATCTCGTGGCAGGTCTACCAGCAGGGTACCGGGTTCGACAACTTCACAGGCAACTACGGCACGAACATGCTCGCGTGCTTCAACAACTTCGTGAATGCGCCGGCCGGTTCGTCGCTGCAGACGCGCGGGATGAGCACGCGCCCGATCACGCAACTGAAAGCCGACGTGCAGGCGAACGCGCTGCCGCAGGTATCGTGGCTGCTGCCGCCCGCCGCGTATTCGGAACATCCGAAGTTTACGCCGCTGTACGGCGCCTACTACCTGTCGACGATCCTCGACGCGCTGACGTCCAATCCGGACGTGTGGAGCAAGACCGTCCTGCTCGTCATGTACGACGAGAACGACGGTTTCTTCGACCATGTCGTACCGCCGCAAGCGCCGACGTTGCCGGGCTCCGGCATGAGCACGGTGGACGTGTCGCTCGAGCGGCACAACGTCGTGACCTCGACGCAGACCGGCACGTATACCGCCGATAACCTGCCGTACGGCCTCGGCCCGCGCGTGCCGATGTTCGTCGTCTCGCCGTGGTCGAAGGGCGGCTTCGTCTGCTCGCAGGTCTTCGATCACACGTCGGTGCTGCAATTCATCGAGAAGCGCTTCGGCGTGATGGAAACGAACATCTCGCCGTGGCGCCGCGCGATCTGCGGCGACCTGACGTCGGCGCTCGACTTCTCGAAATCGGATGCGACGTTGCCGACCTTGCCGAGCACGCAGGCGTATGTCGCGCAGGCGGACCTGCAATGCTCGCGCGCGTCGTCGCAGACCGCGCCGGCCAGCACCGCGCAGCAGGTCGTGACGGCGCAGGAATCCGGCACGCGGCCGGCACGTGCGCTGCCGTACGAACTGCACGTCACCGGCCAGCTCGGCGCGCAAGGCTATGCGCTGACGTTCGCGAATACCGGCACGCAAGGTGCGCACTTCTGGGTCTATACGGGCGACGCCACCGCGATGCCGCGCCGCTATACGGTCGAAGCGGGCAAGCAGTTGACCGATACGTGGGCGCTCGACGCGAACGGCAACTACCTGGTGAGCGTCTGGGGGCCGAACGGCTATTTCCGGCGCTTTGCGGGGTCCGCCGCCGCGGACGCCGCCGCGAAGCCTGAAATCACCGCGTGCTATGACGCCGCGAACGGCGACGTCTACGTGACGTTCGCGAATGCGGGCAGCAGCGCGCTGACGATCACGGCGACCGATGTCGCGTACGGCGGGGCGGCGCGCACGCTGACGATTCCGGCAGGGCAGCGCGTCGAAGCGCACTGGGATCTGTCGTGCAGCAGCCACTGGTACGACCTGCAGTTCGCGGTTGCGGGGAATGCGGGCTGGATGCGTCGCATCGCGGGGCACGTCGAAACCGGCA
- a CDS encoding acetyl/propionyl/methylcrotonyl-CoA carboxylase subunit alpha, producing the protein MFDKILIANRGEIACRVAATCKRLGIASVAVYSDADANAKHVAACDEAVHIGGSAAADSYLRIERIIEAARATGAQAIHPGYGFLSENEDFAHACEAAGIVFIGPPVDAIAAMGSKAAAKALMHAAAVPLVPGYHGDDQDTGNLHREADEIGYPVLLKASAGGGGKGMRVVERSDDFPAALASCQREAASSFGNDRVLIEKYLTRPRHVEVQVFGDTHGNTVYLFDRDCSVQRRHQKVLEEAPAPGLHDDVRRAMGEAAVAAARAVGYVGAGTVEFIMTGDAFYFMEMNTRLQVEHPVTEMVTGLDLVEWQLRVASGEPLPLQQDELRVQGHALEARLYAENPARGFLPSTGTLKHLRLPDGVEFDIGAAVRVDSGVREGDAITPFYDPMIAKLIVHGADRAAALSLMLRALRACEVVGLHTNAAFLQRIVACEPFATADLDTGLIERNHDALFAPQQPPRATLALACAALLARERGAAAQGASPWGALPDWRLNGGYRRTLEWHAVDREADVTVAYEDDGAVARIAAGDAAAQPFAWTRGATPLDFDVTLGGVRSSGRVYADGDTFHVFTQGAAETFEWRNLLAHAGDTEQGGGRLTAPMPGKVIAVLVEPGQKVEAGTPLIVMEAMKMEHTIGAPSAGVVAEVLYGVGDQVADGAQLLMMAEG; encoded by the coding sequence ATGTTCGACAAGATTCTGATCGCCAACCGCGGCGAAATCGCGTGCCGCGTCGCCGCGACGTGCAAACGTCTCGGGATCGCGAGCGTCGCCGTCTATTCCGACGCCGATGCGAACGCGAAGCACGTGGCCGCATGCGACGAAGCCGTGCACATCGGCGGCTCGGCGGCCGCGGACAGCTATCTGCGCATCGAGCGCATCATCGAAGCCGCGCGCGCGACCGGCGCGCAGGCGATCCACCCCGGCTACGGCTTCCTGTCGGAGAACGAAGATTTCGCGCATGCGTGCGAAGCGGCCGGCATCGTATTCATCGGGCCGCCGGTCGACGCGATCGCGGCGATGGGCTCGAAGGCTGCCGCGAAGGCGCTGATGCACGCGGCCGCCGTGCCGCTCGTGCCCGGCTATCACGGCGACGACCAGGACACGGGCAACCTGCATCGCGAAGCCGACGAGATCGGCTATCCGGTGCTGCTGAAGGCCAGCGCGGGCGGCGGCGGCAAGGGGATGCGCGTGGTCGAGCGCTCCGACGATTTCCCGGCGGCGCTCGCGTCGTGCCAGCGCGAGGCCGCGAGCAGCTTCGGCAACGACCGCGTGCTGATCGAGAAATACCTGACGCGCCCGCGCCACGTCGAGGTGCAGGTGTTCGGCGACACGCACGGCAATACCGTCTACCTGTTCGACCGCGACTGCTCGGTGCAGCGCCGTCACCAGAAGGTGCTCGAGGAAGCGCCGGCGCCGGGCCTGCACGACGACGTGCGTCGCGCGATGGGCGAGGCGGCCGTCGCGGCCGCGCGCGCGGTCGGTTACGTCGGCGCGGGCACCGTCGAATTCATCATGACGGGCGACGCGTTCTACTTCATGGAAATGAACACGCGCCTGCAGGTCGAGCATCCGGTCACCGAGATGGTCACCGGGCTCGATCTCGTCGAATGGCAACTGCGCGTCGCGTCCGGCGAGCCGCTGCCGTTGCAGCAGGACGAACTGCGCGTGCAGGGTCACGCGCTCGAGGCGCGCCTTTACGCGGAGAACCCCGCGCGCGGCTTCCTGCCGTCCACGGGTACGCTGAAGCACCTGCGGCTGCCGGACGGCGTCGAGTTCGACATCGGCGCAGCGGTGCGTGTCGACAGCGGCGTGCGCGAAGGCGATGCGATCACGCCGTTCTACGATCCGATGATCGCGAAGCTGATCGTCCATGGCGCGGACCGCGCGGCAGCGCTGAGCCTGATGCTGCGCGCGCTGCGTGCGTGCGAGGTGGTCGGCCTGCATACGAACGCCGCATTCCTGCAGCGGATCGTCGCGTGCGAGCCGTTCGCGACGGCCGATCTCGATACGGGCCTGATCGAGCGCAACCACGACGCGCTGTTCGCCCCGCAACAGCCGCCGCGCGCGACGCTCGCGCTCGCTTGCGCGGCGCTGCTCGCGCGCGAACGCGGCGCGGCCGCGCAGGGGGCATCGCCATGGGGCGCGCTGCCGGACTGGCGATTGAACGGCGGCTATCGCCGCACGCTCGAATGGCATGCGGTCGATCGCGAAGCGGACGTGACGGTTGCGTATGAAGACGACGGCGCCGTTGCGCGCATCGCGGCCGGCGACGCGGCCGCGCAGCCGTTCGCATGGACGCGCGGCGCAACGCCGCTCGATTTCGACGTGACGCTCGGCGGTGTGCGCAGCAGCGGCCGCGTGTATGCGGACGGCGACACGTTCCATGTGTTCACGCAGGGCGCGGCCGAGACGTTCGAATGGCGCAACCTGCTCGCGCATGCTGGCGACACCGAACAGGGCGGCGGGCGTTTGACCGCGCCGATGCCCGGCAAGGTGATCGCGGTGCTGGTCGAACCGGGCCAGAAGGTCGAAGCCGGCACGCCGCTGATCGTGATGGAAGCGATGAAGATGGAGCACACGATCGGCGCGCCGAGCGCGGGCGTAGTCGCGGAAGTGCTGTACGGCGTCGGCGACCAGGTCGCGGATGGCGCGCAGTTGCTGATGATGGCGGAAGGCTGA
- a CDS encoding enoyl-CoA hydratase/isomerase family protein, whose translation MRYETIKVNEANRVATVTLARPDVRNAFNETTIAELTTAFEWLDAHEGVRAIVLAAEGTAFCAGADLNWMKKMAGYSDDENRADARKLARMLEAIHRCGKPVIARVHGDAYAGGVGLVAAADIAIAADGVKFCLSEARLGLIPATIAPYVVRAMGERAARRYFTTAEVFDSARAASIGFIHDAVPADTLDETVAKLAATLVANGPDAVRACKQLVADVAGRALDATLIEQTADWIARTRAGAEAREGIAAFLEKRTPSWRE comes from the coding sequence ATGCGATACGAAACCATCAAGGTCAACGAAGCAAACCGCGTCGCGACCGTCACGCTCGCGCGTCCCGACGTGCGCAACGCGTTCAACGAGACGACGATCGCCGAGCTGACCACCGCGTTCGAATGGCTCGACGCGCACGAAGGCGTGCGCGCGATCGTGCTCGCGGCGGAAGGCACCGCGTTCTGCGCGGGCGCGGACCTGAACTGGATGAAGAAGATGGCCGGTTACTCGGACGACGAGAACCGTGCCGATGCGCGCAAGCTCGCGCGGATGCTCGAGGCGATCCATCGCTGCGGCAAGCCGGTGATCGCGCGCGTGCATGGCGACGCGTATGCGGGCGGCGTGGGCCTCGTCGCGGCGGCCGATATCGCGATCGCCGCCGACGGCGTGAAGTTCTGCCTGTCTGAAGCGCGGCTCGGGCTGATTCCCGCGACGATCGCGCCGTACGTCGTGCGCGCGATGGGCGAGCGCGCGGCGCGCCGCTACTTCACGACGGCCGAGGTGTTCGACAGCGCGCGCGCCGCTTCGATCGGTTTCATTCACGACGCGGTGCCGGCCGATACGCTCGACGAAACGGTCGCGAAGCTGGCCGCGACGCTCGTCGCGAACGGCCCCGACGCGGTGCGTGCGTGCAAGCAACTCGTCGCCGACGTGGCCGGCAGGGCGCTCGACGCGACGCTGATCGAGCAGACCGCCGACTGGATCGCGCGCACCCGCGCAGGCGCGGAAGCGCGCGAAGGGATCGCGGCCTTCCTTGAGAAACGCACGCCGTCGTGGCGTGAATGA
- a CDS encoding carboxyl transferase domain-containing protein, whose translation MPIIESRLNPRSEDFRANTAALEAVVADLRAKIEQLAQGGGQAARDKHLSRGKLLPRDRIAQLLDPGAPFLELSQLAANGMYNDDAPGAGVITGIGRIAGRECVIVCNDATVKGGTYYPITVKKHVRAQEIAAENRLPCVYLVDSGGANLPNQDDVFPDRDHFGRIFFNQATMSAAGIAQIAVVMGSCTAGGAYVPAMSDESIIVKDQGTIFLGGPPLVKAATGEEVSAEDLGGGDVHTRLSGVADHLAQNDAHALSIARNIVDHLAPKIASPVALCEPKPPRYDAKSLYGVIPVDTRKPFDVREVIARIVDDSEFDEFKARFGTTLVTGFAHIWGHPVGIVANNGILFSESAVKGAHFIELCCQRKIPLVFLQNITGFMVGRKYENEGIARHGAKMVTAVSNAKVPKFTVIIGGSFGAGNYGMCGRAFGPRFLWMWPNARISVMGGEQAASVLATVRRDGIEAKGGEWSTDEEEAFKQPIRDQYERQGHPYYASARLWDDGVIDPAQTRDVLGLGLAASMNAPIDDTRFGVFRM comes from the coding sequence ATGCCGATCATCGAATCCAGACTGAACCCGCGTTCGGAAGACTTCCGCGCGAACACCGCGGCGCTCGAGGCGGTCGTCGCCGACCTGCGCGCGAAGATCGAACAGCTCGCGCAGGGTGGCGGCCAGGCCGCGCGCGACAAGCACCTGTCGCGCGGCAAGCTGCTGCCGCGCGACCGCATCGCGCAACTGCTCGATCCGGGCGCGCCGTTCCTCGAGCTGTCGCAGCTCGCGGCGAACGGCATGTACAACGACGACGCGCCGGGCGCGGGCGTCATCACCGGGATCGGCCGGATCGCGGGCCGCGAGTGCGTGATCGTGTGCAACGACGCGACGGTCAAGGGCGGCACCTACTACCCGATCACCGTGAAGAAGCACGTGCGCGCGCAGGAGATCGCCGCGGAAAACCGGCTGCCGTGCGTGTACCTCGTCGATTCGGGCGGCGCGAACCTGCCGAACCAGGACGACGTGTTTCCCGATCGCGACCACTTCGGCCGCATCTTCTTCAACCAGGCGACGATGTCGGCGGCCGGGATCGCGCAGATCGCCGTCGTGATGGGCTCGTGCACGGCGGGCGGCGCGTATGTGCCCGCGATGAGCGACGAGTCGATCATCGTGAAGGACCAGGGCACGATTTTCCTCGGCGGGCCGCCGCTCGTGAAGGCCGCGACCGGCGAGGAAGTGAGCGCCGAGGATCTCGGCGGCGGCGACGTGCACACGCGTCTGTCGGGCGTGGCCGACCATCTCGCGCAGAACGACGCGCATGCGCTGTCGATCGCGCGCAACATCGTCGATCATCTCGCACCGAAGATCGCATCGCCGGTGGCGCTGTGCGAGCCGAAGCCGCCGCGCTACGACGCGAAGAGCCTGTACGGCGTGATTCCCGTCGATACGCGCAAGCCGTTCGACGTGCGCGAGGTGATCGCGCGCATCGTCGACGATTCCGAGTTCGACGAATTCAAGGCGCGCTTCGGCACGACGCTCGTCACGGGCTTCGCGCACATCTGGGGCCATCCGGTCGGGATCGTCGCGAACAACGGCATCCTGTTTTCCGAATCGGCGGTGAAGGGCGCGCATTTCATCGAGCTGTGCTGCCAGCGCAAGATCCCGCTCGTGTTCCTGCAGAACATCACGGGCTTCATGGTCGGTCGCAAGTACGAGAACGAAGGCATCGCGCGGCACGGCGCGAAGATGGTGACGGCCGTGTCGAACGCGAAGGTGCCGAAGTTCACCGTGATCATCGGCGGCTCGTTCGGTGCCGGCAACTACGGGATGTGCGGCCGCGCGTTCGGGCCGCGCTTCCTGTGGATGTGGCCGAACGCGCGGATCTCGGTGATGGGCGGCGAGCAGGCCGCGTCGGTGCTCGCGACCGTGCGTCGCGACGGCATCGAGGCGAAGGGCGGCGAGTGGTCGACCGACGAAGAGGAAGCGTTCAAGCAGCCGATCCGCGACCAGTACGAGCGCCAGGGCCATCCGTATTACGCGAGCGCGCGGCTGTGGGACGACGGCGTGATCGATCCCGCGCAGACGCGCGACGTGCTCGGTCTCGGCCTTGCCGCATCGATGAACGCGCCGATCGACGATACGCGCTTCGGCGTGTTCCGGATGTAA
- a CDS encoding isovaleryl-CoA dehydrogenase produces the protein MINLPGVQFMLGEDIEMLRDAVATFAAKEITPRAAEVDRTDQFPMDLWKKFGDLGVLGMTVAEEYGGANMGYTAHMVAMEEISRASASIGLSYGAHSNLCVNQIHRNGTEAQKQKYLPKLVSGEHIGALAMSEPNAGSDVVSMKLRADKRGDRYVLNGTKMWITNGPDCDTLVVYAKTDVEANARGITAFIVEKGMKGFSVAQKLDKLGMRGSHTGELVFQDVEVPEENILGQLNGGVKVLMSGLDYERAVLSGGPTGIMAACLDAVVPYIHDRKQFGQAIGEFQLIQGKVADMYTTFQACRAYLYAVGRHLDSAGSDHIRQVRKDCAGVILYTAEKATWMAGEAIQILGGNGYINEYPVGRLWRDAKLYEIGAGTSEIRRMLIGRELFAETM, from the coding sequence ATGATCAACCTGCCCGGCGTGCAATTCATGCTCGGTGAAGACATCGAGATGCTGCGCGATGCCGTCGCGACGTTCGCGGCGAAGGAAATCACGCCGCGCGCGGCGGAGGTCGACCGCACCGACCAGTTTCCGATGGATCTGTGGAAGAAGTTCGGCGATCTCGGCGTGCTCGGCATGACGGTCGCCGAGGAGTACGGCGGCGCGAACATGGGCTACACCGCGCACATGGTCGCGATGGAAGAGATCTCGCGCGCATCGGCGTCGATCGGCCTGTCGTACGGCGCGCATTCGAACCTGTGCGTGAACCAGATCCACCGCAACGGCACCGAAGCGCAAAAGCAGAAATACCTGCCGAAGCTCGTGTCGGGCGAACACATCGGCGCGCTCGCGATGAGCGAACCGAATGCCGGCTCCGACGTCGTCAGCATGAAACTGCGCGCCGACAAGCGCGGCGACCGCTACGTGCTGAACGGCACGAAGATGTGGATCACCAACGGCCCCGATTGCGACACGCTCGTCGTCTACGCGAAGACGGACGTCGAAGCGAATGCGCGCGGCATCACCGCGTTCATCGTCGAGAAGGGGATGAAGGGCTTCTCGGTTGCGCAGAAGCTCGACAAGCTCGGCATGCGCGGCTCGCACACGGGCGAGCTGGTGTTCCAGGACGTCGAGGTGCCGGAAGAGAACATCCTCGGCCAGCTCAACGGCGGCGTGAAGGTGCTGATGAGCGGCCTCGACTACGAGCGCGCGGTGCTGTCGGGCGGCCCGACAGGCATCATGGCCGCATGCCTCGATGCGGTCGTGCCGTATATCCACGACCGCAAGCAGTTCGGCCAGGCGATCGGCGAATTCCAGCTGATCCAGGGCAAGGTCGCCGACATGTACACCACGTTCCAGGCGTGCCGCGCGTATCTGTACGCGGTCGGCCGCCATCTCGACTCGGCGGGCAGCGACCACATTCGCCAGGTGCGCAAGGACTGCGCGGGCGTGATCCTCTATACGGCCGAGAAGGCGACGTGGATGGCCGGCGAGGCGATCCAGATCCTCGGCGGCAACGGCTACATCAACGAATACCCGGTCGGCCGCCTGTGGCGCGATGCGAAGCTCTATGAAATCGGCGCCGGCACGAGCGAGATCCGCCGGATGCTGATCGGCCGCGAGCTGTTCGCGGAAACGATGTAA
- a CDS encoding TetR/AcrR family transcriptional regulator produces MTAATADTMTATVKADRADTPRAPAGRKSQQRVQDILRAGREVFAEKGYEHATAAEIAQRVGVSEATVFSYFRGKRELCARVIADWYDEIIAAFEHGMPQDASVQQQFAFIVRTHLRLMLVNGTGLCALVLSEGRAKQHALSDELTALQRRYTAPLMDVLARGQAAGQVRADLPLSLLRSMVFGPIEHVLWDAILGHRKLDTETTATQLIDMLWAAVQPPAPEQAALVRFRNEVAEAVRRLEGEASRP; encoded by the coding sequence ATGACAGCCGCTACCGCCGACACCATGACCGCCACCGTCAAAGCCGACCGCGCCGACACGCCGCGCGCGCCCGCCGGGCGCAAATCCCAGCAGCGCGTGCAGGACATCCTGCGCGCCGGTCGTGAAGTGTTTGCCGAAAAAGGCTACGAGCATGCGACGGCCGCCGAGATCGCGCAGCGCGTGGGGGTATCCGAGGCGACGGTGTTCAGCTACTTCCGCGGCAAGCGCGAGCTGTGCGCGCGCGTCATCGCGGATTGGTACGACGAAATCATCGCCGCGTTCGAGCACGGGATGCCGCAGGATGCGTCGGTGCAGCAGCAGTTCGCGTTCATCGTGCGCACCCACCTGCGGCTGATGCTCGTGAACGGCACGGGGCTGTGCGCGCTGGTGCTGTCGGAAGGCCGTGCGAAGCAGCATGCGCTGAGCGACGAACTCACCGCGCTGCAGCGCCGCTATACGGCGCCGCTGATGGACGTGCTCGCGCGCGGCCAGGCGGCCGGGCAGGTTCGCGCGGACCTGCCGCTGAGCCTGCTGCGCTCGATGGTGTTCGGGCCGATCGAGCACGTGCTGTGGGATGCGATCCTCGGGCACCGCAAGCTCGATACGGAAACCACGGCCACGCAGCTGATCGACATGCTGTGGGCCGCCGTGCAGCCGCCCGCGCCGGAACAGGCGGCGCTCGTGCGCTTCAGGAACGAGGTCGCGGAAGCGGTGCGGCGGCTGGAAGGGGAAGCGTCACGCCCATAG
- a CDS encoding MarR family winged helix-turn-helix transcriptional regulator encodes MEKTNPADAPAFPLDLYDEPGHLIRRAHQIAVAMFYEKLGRDVTPVQYAVLRMLYECPGLDQVTLAQRVALDTSTTADLAVRLEAKGLIVREVLPRRQRRLLLTSAGVDLLTHLIPSVQELRAGLFDGMGEDDSQELMRLLRKFVHLNNEQSRAPLRVGEES; translated from the coding sequence ATGGAAAAAACGAATCCCGCCGACGCACCGGCTTTCCCGCTCGATCTGTACGACGAACCCGGGCACCTGATCCGGCGCGCCCATCAGATCGCGGTTGCGATGTTCTACGAGAAGCTGGGCCGGGACGTGACGCCGGTGCAGTACGCGGTCCTGCGGATGCTGTACGAGTGTCCGGGGCTCGATCAGGTGACGCTCGCGCAGCGGGTGGCGCTCGACACGTCGACGACCGCGGACCTCGCGGTCCGGCTCGAAGCGAAAGGATTGATCGTTCGCGAAGTGCTGCCGCGACGTCAGCGGCGCTTGCTGCTGACATCGGCGGGCGTCGACCTGCTTACGCACCTGATTCCGTCGGTGCAGGAGCTGCGTGCCGGCCTGTTCGACGGCATGGGCGAGGACGATTCGCAGGAACTGATGCGCCTGTTGCGCAAGTTCGTCCACTTGAACAACGAGCAGAGCCGCGCGCCGCTGCGGGTCGGCGAGGAGTCGTAG
- a CDS encoding aromatic ring-hydroxylating oxygenase subunit alpha: protein MFLKNAWYVACTPDEIDGKPLGRKICNESMVFYRAANGQVAALEDFCPHRGAPLSLGFVRDGVLVCGYHGLEMGCNGKTAGMPGQRVGGFPSIRSFPVVERSGFVWVWPGDASEADPGKLPALSWAEDPAWAHGGGLYHIRCDYRLMIDNLMDLTHETYVHATSIGQKEIDEAPPKTISHGDEVVTSRFMENVMPPPFWRMALRGNGLADDVPVDRWQICRFTPPSHVMIEVGVAHAGHGGYDAPADLKASSIVVDFITPETDTSIWYFWGMARNFRPDDHALTAEIREGQGKIFAEDLEMLERQQLNLEKWPDRKLLKLNIDAGGVLSRKVIERLLADENASNPQRPVIPLAHIKEAS from the coding sequence GTGTTTCTCAAGAACGCTTGGTATGTGGCGTGCACGCCCGATGAAATCGACGGCAAGCCGCTGGGCCGCAAGATTTGCAACGAATCGATGGTGTTTTACCGCGCGGCGAACGGTCAGGTCGCCGCGCTCGAGGACTTCTGCCCGCACCGCGGCGCGCCGCTGTCGCTGGGATTCGTGCGCGACGGCGTGCTCGTGTGCGGCTATCACGGGCTGGAAATGGGCTGCAACGGCAAGACAGCCGGCATGCCGGGCCAGCGCGTCGGCGGATTCCCGTCGATCCGCAGCTTCCCGGTAGTCGAGCGGTCCGGATTCGTCTGGGTCTGGCCGGGCGATGCGTCCGAAGCCGATCCCGGCAAGCTGCCCGCGCTGTCGTGGGCCGAAGATCCGGCCTGGGCGCACGGCGGCGGCCTGTATCACATCCGTTGCGACTACCGGCTGATGATCGACAACCTGATGGACCTCACGCACGAGACCTACGTGCATGCGACGAGCATCGGCCAGAAGGAAATCGACGAAGCGCCGCCGAAGACGATCAGCCACGGCGACGAAGTCGTCACGAGCCGCTTCATGGAGAACGTGATGCCGCCGCCGTTCTGGCGGATGGCGCTGCGCGGCAACGGCCTCGCCGACGACGTGCCGGTCGACCGCTGGCAGATCTGCCGCTTCACGCCGCCGAGCCACGTGATGATCGAAGTGGGCGTCGCGCACGCGGGACACGGCGGTTACGACGCGCCGGCCGACCTGAAGGCGTCGTCGATCGTGGTCGACTTCATCACGCCCGAGACGGACACCTCGATCTGGTACTTCTGGGGGATGGCGCGCAACTTCCGGCCCGACGATCACGCGCTGACCGCCGAGATCCGCGAGGGCCAGGGCAAGATCTTCGCCGAGGATCTCGAGATGCTCGAGCGCCAGCAGCTCAATCTCGAGAAGTGGCCGGACCGCAAGCTGCTGAAGCTCAACATCGACGCCGGCGGCGTGCTGTCGCGCAAGGTGATCGAACGGCTGCTCGCCGACGAAAACGCGTCGAACCCGCAGCGGCCCGTGATTCCGCTCGCGCACATCAAGGAGGCGTCATGA